A genomic window from Leptolyngbya sp. BL0902 includes:
- a CDS encoding DUF72 domain-containing protein produces MDNRYFTGCAVWAFKDWVGSFYPKGSKAGDFLRLYGERMTAVEGNTTFYSMPDAKTIGRWAETMPPGFRFCPKIPKVFSHQGKLLPHLEGAQRFVETLLPLGDRLGPVFLQLPPTYSPAQGADLRDFLTQWPRQRFPIAVEVRHLDWFAAPIANRLNQVLTELGVGRVLLDTRPIYDGIETADEDPQLGSERRKPQVPLQPVVTAPFTIIRYISHPSFDLNEPYLAEWTPRIAQWLADGTEVYFFAHCPQEMKSPPVAQAMYHRLQQAGVDLPDLPWDVCLKQEAEVSAASAQLSLF; encoded by the coding sequence ATGGATAATCGTTATTTCACGGGTTGCGCCGTTTGGGCGTTCAAAGATTGGGTGGGCTCGTTCTATCCGAAGGGGAGCAAGGCTGGAGATTTTCTGCGCCTCTATGGTGAGCGGATGACCGCCGTGGAAGGCAACACCACGTTTTACTCGATGCCCGACGCCAAAACCATTGGGCGCTGGGCGGAGACGATGCCCCCTGGCTTCCGATTCTGTCCCAAAATACCGAAGGTCTTTTCCCATCAGGGTAAGCTGCTGCCCCATTTAGAGGGGGCTCAGCGGTTTGTGGAAACCCTATTGCCCTTGGGGGATCGCCTTGGCCCGGTATTTCTGCAACTGCCGCCCACCTATAGCCCCGCCCAGGGGGCCGACCTGCGAGACTTTCTCACCCAGTGGCCCCGGCAGCGGTTTCCCATTGCGGTGGAGGTGCGTCACTTGGATTGGTTTGCGGCACCCATTGCGAACCGCCTCAACCAAGTGCTGACGGAGTTGGGGGTGGGGCGGGTGCTGCTGGATACGCGCCCCATTTACGACGGCATAGAGACCGCCGACGAAGATCCTCAGTTGGGGTCTGAACGGCGTAAACCCCAGGTGCCGCTTCAGCCCGTGGTGACGGCTCCGTTTACGATCATTCGTTATATCAGCCATCCCAGCTTTGATCTCAATGAACCCTATCTGGCGGAATGGACGCCCCGTATAGCCCAGTGGTTGGCCGATGGTACCGAGGTTTATTTCTTCGCCCACTGCCCCCAGGAGATGAAGTCTCCCCCAGTGGCCCAGGCGATGTACCACCGTTTGCAACAGGCGGGGGTAGATTTGCCTGATCTGCCCTGGGACGTGTGTTTAAAGCAAGAAGCCGAGGTATCCGCTGCCTCGGCTCAACTAAGTCTGTTCTAA
- a CDS encoding polyphosphate kinase 2 family protein, with the protein MDSKSFIAAMQPEVMMAKPGKKIKLKDFDPGFTGDFKKKEAREYLEAGIEELARYQDILYAQNTYALLLIFQAMDAAGKDSTIKHVMSGVNPQGCQVFSFKPPSAEELDHDYLWKSFRCLPERGNIGIFNRSYYEEVLVVRVHPHLLDRQQLPPSTRKGNIWKQRFEEINNFEKYLVNNGIVVMKFFLNVSKAEQKRRFLERINRPEKNWKFALSDVEDRARWDDYQTAYEDVFTNTGTDWAPWHIIPADNKWFTRLAVAHFIHQKLKSLNLTYPEVEPNHLERLQESKQRLESEPED; encoded by the coding sequence ATGGACTCCAAATCCTTCATCGCGGCCATGCAGCCTGAAGTCATGATGGCCAAGCCCGGAAAGAAAATCAAGCTCAAGGACTTTGATCCAGGATTTACGGGCGACTTTAAAAAGAAAGAAGCTAGGGAATACCTTGAAGCCGGAATTGAAGAACTCGCCCGCTATCAGGATATTCTCTACGCCCAAAATACCTATGCCCTGCTGCTGATTTTTCAGGCGATGGATGCCGCCGGAAAGGACAGCACTATTAAGCATGTGATGTCTGGAGTGAATCCCCAAGGATGCCAGGTGTTTAGCTTCAAGCCACCCTCCGCTGAGGAACTGGATCATGACTATCTTTGGAAGTCTTTTCGATGTTTGCCAGAACGGGGAAATATTGGCATTTTTAACCGTTCCTACTACGAAGAAGTGCTTGTTGTTCGGGTTCACCCCCACTTGCTAGACCGACAGCAACTACCGCCTAGTACCCGCAAGGGCAACATTTGGAAGCAGCGGTTTGAAGAAATCAACAACTTTGAAAAATATCTAGTTAACAATGGCATTGTGGTGATGAAGTTTTTCCTCAATGTTTCCAAAGCTGAACAAAAACGGCGATTTCTAGAGCGTATCAATCGTCCTGAGAAGAACTGGAAGTTTGCCCTTTCCGATGTGGAAGATCGCGCCCGCTGGGATGATTACCAAACGGCCTACGAAGATGTTTTCACCAACACCGGAACCGACTGGGCACCTTGGCACATTATCCCCGCCGATAACAAGTGGTTTACCCGCCTTGCGGTGGCCCATTTCATTCACCAAAAGCTGAAGTCTTTGAATTTGACCTACCCCGAAGTGGAACCCAACCACCTGGAACGACTCCAGGAATCCAAACAACGCCTAGAAAGCGAACCCGAAGATTAA